In Candidatus Thermoplasmatota archaeon, the following proteins share a genomic window:
- the hxlA gene encoding 3-hexulose-6-phosphate synthase: MSERADAPVVLQVALDLMNLHRALEIAREAVEGGADWIEAGTPLIKSEGLEAVRALKKAFPDRVVVADMKIMDTGGLEAEMALKAGASVVTVLGASDDGTIREAVEAARKYGGKVVVDLLGVSDKPRRAAEAETLGAHYVGLHVGVDEQMKARTPVELVHAVAKATSLPIVVAGGLTSETAPAVRAAGAAVLVVGGAITKAPDAREATARIREAVRSGTALPSVGMRKYGAQEIEKALVQASTPNLSDAMHREGAMAGIHPVQQGVKAVGRAVTVHAMDGDWAKPVEAIDEARAGDVLVVQVDGATKAVWGELASHTAKRRGLSGVIVDGAVRDVDEIRRIGFPAWARTILPNAGDPKGFGEVGVEIVCGGQRVRQGDWIVADDNGVVVVPQERAQEVANRGLDVKEQEDRLRAEIERGGTLSKVLKLKKWEKIVG, encoded by the coding sequence GTGAGCGAGCGCGCCGACGCCCCGGTCGTGCTGCAGGTCGCGCTTGACCTCATGAATCTCCACCGCGCGCTCGAGATCGCACGCGAGGCCGTCGAGGGCGGAGCCGACTGGATCGAGGCGGGCACGCCTCTCATCAAGAGCGAGGGGCTCGAGGCCGTGCGCGCGCTCAAGAAGGCTTTCCCCGACCGCGTCGTCGTCGCCGACATGAAGATCATGGACACGGGAGGCCTCGAGGCGGAGATGGCCCTCAAGGCCGGCGCAAGCGTCGTCACGGTGCTTGGCGCTTCGGACGACGGGACCATCCGCGAGGCCGTCGAGGCGGCGCGCAAATACGGGGGCAAGGTCGTGGTCGATCTTCTGGGCGTTTCCGACAAGCCCCGCCGCGCGGCCGAGGCGGAGACCCTGGGCGCCCACTACGTAGGCCTGCACGTGGGCGTCGACGAGCAGATGAAGGCGCGGACGCCCGTCGAGCTCGTGCACGCCGTCGCCAAGGCGACGAGCCTTCCCATCGTGGTCGCCGGCGGGCTCACGAGCGAGACGGCGCCGGCGGTGCGCGCCGCCGGCGCGGCGGTCCTTGTCGTGGGCGGCGCGATCACGAAGGCTCCCGACGCTCGCGAGGCCACGGCGCGCATCCGCGAGGCGGTGCGCTCGGGCACGGCACTTCCGAGCGTGGGCATGCGCAAGTACGGGGCGCAGGAGATCGAGAAGGCGCTCGTGCAGGCGAGCACGCCCAACCTTTCGGACGCCATGCACCGGGAGGGAGCCATGGCGGGCATTCACCCCGTCCAGCAGGGTGTCAAGGCGGTGGGCCGCGCCGTCACGGTGCACGCCATGGACGGCGATTGGGCCAAGCCCGTCGAGGCCATCGACGAGGCGCGGGCCGGCGACGTCCTCGTCGTGCAGGTGGACGGAGCAACGAAGGCCGTTTGGGGCGAGCTTGCAAGCCACACGGCCAAGCGGCGAGGCCTTTCCGGCGTGATCGTCGACGGGGCCGTTCGGGACGTCGACGAGATCCGTCGCATCGGCTTTCCTGCCTGGGCGCGAACGATCCTGCCCAACGCCGGCGACCCCAAGGGTTTCGGCGAGGTCGGCGTGGAGATCGTCTGCGGCGGACAACGGGTCCGGCAGGGCGACTGGATCGTGGCCGACGACAACGGGGTCGTGGTGGTGCCGCAGGAGCGGGCGCAGGAGGTCGCCAACCGGGGGCTCGACGTGAAGGAGCAGGAGGATCGCCTCCGGGCGGAGATCGAGCGCGGCGGCACGCTCTCGAAGGTGCTCAAGCTCAAGAAGTGGGAGAAGATCGTCGGATGA